A portion of the Acidobacteriota bacterium genome contains these proteins:
- a CDS encoding catalase gives MKKKKQLTTSAGIPVGDNQNSLTAGPRGPLLVQDWQLFEKHAHFNRERIPERVVHAKGSGAFGTLTITNDITEYTKANIFSKVGKKTDCFLRFSTVAGERGAADAERDVRGFAIKFYSEEGNWDLVGNNTPVFFVRDPYKFPDFIRTQKRDPKTNLRSNTAQWDFWSLSPESLHQVTILFSDRGIPRSYRHVNGYGSHTYSFINDRDERSWVKFHFKTAQGIQCLTAEESEAIIAKDRESHQRDLFTAVERGDFPRWNLKVQVMTEEQTEKTSYNPFDLTKVWPHGEFPLIDVGVLELNRNPENYFAQVEQAAFSPANVVPGVSHSPDKMLQFRVFSYADAHRYRLGVNYESLPVNSPRCEANTYHRDGSMRFDGNRGGDVNYEPNTQGGPVEDPRFKEPPLKLSGDADRYDHREGNDDYTQAGNLYRLMPDDEQNRLHRAVAGAMDGVPDEIIKRQLEHFAKADPAYAEGVRKALGR, from the coding sequence ATGAAAAAGAAGAAGCAGTTGACGACATCAGCTGGGATTCCAGTTGGTGACAATCAGAACTCTTTGACCGCCGGACCGCGTGGCCCATTGTTGGTCCAGGATTGGCAGTTGTTTGAGAAGCACGCTCATTTCAATCGTGAGCGTATTCCCGAACGTGTCGTTCATGCGAAGGGCTCGGGTGCCTTTGGTACTCTAACCATCACCAACGACATCACTGAGTACACTAAGGCGAATATCTTCTCAAAAGTCGGGAAGAAGACCGACTGCTTCCTCAGGTTCTCGACGGTTGCGGGTGAACGTGGCGCGGCCGATGCTGAACGTGATGTACGGGGCTTTGCTATCAAGTTCTACTCCGAGGAAGGGAATTGGGATTTGGTTGGCAACAACACGCCCGTGTTTTTTGTCCGGGATCCCTACAAGTTTCCAGACTTTATCCGCACGCAGAAACGAGACCCGAAAACCAACTTGAGAAGCAACACTGCCCAGTGGGACTTCTGGTCGCTGTCGCCCGAGAGCTTACACCAGGTTACGATTCTCTTCTCTGACCGGGGAATCCCGCGGAGTTACCGCCATGTGAACGGCTATGGCAGTCACACCTACAGCTTCATCAACGACAGGGACGAGCGGTCCTGGGTCAAATTCCACTTCAAGACGGCGCAGGGTATTCAGTGTCTCACGGCCGAGGAATCTGAAGCTATCATCGCCAAGGACAGGGAAAGTCACCAGCGGGACCTGTTTACAGCTGTCGAAAGAGGTGACTTCCCCAGGTGGAACCTCAAGGTTCAAGTGATGACTGAAGAGCAAACTGAGAAGACTTCCTATAACCCATTCGACCTGACCAAGGTGTGGCCGCACGGCGAATTCCCCCTGATTGACGTCGGCGTCCTGGAACTGAACCGGAATCCTGAGAACTACTTCGCACAGGTAGAGCAAGCCGCTTTCTCTCCTGCAAACGTAGTCCCCGGTGTCAGTCACAGTCCGGACAAGATGCTCCAATTCCGCGTCTTCTCTTATGCCGATGCCCATCGCTATCGTCTGGGCGTGAACTACGAGAGCTTGCCGGTCAATAGTCCCAGGTGCGAAGCGAATACGTATCACCGCGACGGGTCAATGCGTTTCGACGGTAACCGGGGGGGCGATGTCAATTACGAACCGAACACCCAGGGCGGACCCGTCGAGGATCCTCGATTCAAGGAGCCGCCGTTGAAGCTCTCCGGAGATGCGGACCGGTACGATCATCGCGAAGGAAATGACGACTACACTCAGGCGGGCAACTTGTACCGACTGATGCCCGATGATGAGCAGAACCGGCTTCACCGGGCTGTCGCCGGCGCGATGGATGGAGTCCCGGACGAGATCATCAAACGACAACTTGAGCATTTCGCCAAAGCGGATCCAGCCTACGCAGAAGGTGTCAGGAAAGCGCTGGGGCGTTAG
- a CDS encoding peptidoglycan-binding domain-containing protein, which produces MTLPRHRQDLNIAMSGPREALRAASGKRSDIVLQLAIEIAVVGEDDQPLEGVAVALRRDDDMESTGFTGRDGIARFEPLEFKRKWRFCLYRRDKDAWELVETGKVGSGSEAGRTETEWKEISTADTRGPKTHTVKPGECIESIAFLYGFFPEALWQDEGNRKLRELREDPNILFEGDTVQIPALRQKEEAAAIGKRYTVKTKGVPSKFRVNLVIDGKAMANTKYTLEVEKLPDPYQGTTGPNGEIDHWVPPDATQVVLRIDGHELIFMMGMIDPVTTRQGVIQRLLNLGYLGDDSVEDPDFDEELQGALCDFQESQDLTPTGKPDDATRRALVDACGG; this is translated from the coding sequence GTGACACTGCCGCGACACCGTCAGGACCTGAACATTGCCATGAGCGGGCCTCGTGAGGCTCTTCGTGCGGCGAGCGGGAAAAGGTCGGACATCGTTCTGCAGCTTGCAATCGAAATCGCGGTTGTCGGGGAGGACGACCAGCCGCTGGAAGGCGTGGCCGTGGCTCTGAGGCGTGATGACGACATGGAGAGCACCGGTTTCACCGGCAGAGACGGCATCGCCCGGTTCGAACCACTGGAGTTCAAGCGCAAATGGCGCTTCTGCCTGTACCGGCGCGACAAGGACGCCTGGGAGCTGGTGGAAACGGGCAAGGTGGGCAGCGGCTCGGAGGCCGGCCGCACCGAAACGGAGTGGAAAGAAATCTCCACCGCGGATACAAGAGGGCCGAAAACGCACACGGTCAAGCCGGGCGAATGCATCGAGAGCATTGCCTTTCTCTACGGCTTCTTCCCCGAGGCCCTGTGGCAGGATGAGGGCAACCGGAAACTAAGGGAACTGCGCGAGGACCCCAATATCCTGTTTGAAGGTGATACCGTACAAATCCCGGCCTTACGGCAGAAAGAGGAGGCAGCCGCGATAGGCAAACGGTACACCGTGAAGACAAAGGGGGTGCCTTCCAAGTTCAGGGTCAATCTGGTCATCGACGGCAAGGCCATGGCGAATACCAAATACACCCTGGAAGTAGAAAAACTACCTGACCCCTACCAGGGAACCACCGGCCCCAACGGCGAAATCGACCACTGGGTGCCTCCCGATGCAACACAGGTGGTACTGCGCATTGACGGCCACGAACTAATCTTCATGATGGGTATGATTGATCCCGTCACGACCCGGCAGGGTGTGATCCAGCGGCTGCTCAATCTGGGGTACCTCGGTGACGACTCTGTGGAAGATCCTGATTTCGATGAAGAATTGCAGGGTGCTCTCTGTGACTTCCAGGAATCGCAGGATCTGACGCCGACCGGCAAACCCGACGACGCCACCCGGCGTGCTCTCGTGGATGCCTGCGGCGGCTAA
- a CDS encoding C10 family peptidase produces the protein MLSDFKAVFRGLIVVVSAAVFSVCLIPAPAVKAELATVAEMEQVCQNWLTQMVLEKGVWAGETNPGIVGVNEITSGDTLLARYYSISPRGFVVVPVLKEMLPVKAYSDESDLDEKQEGGFLLLLREMLSDRLAIYADRFGSLEAPQPATGDALFGREQRSRWDVLTLPAEEYRAQITTARMQPAAEAGPLLTSKWHQSDPYWDYCPMGDGGRCVVGCVATAAAQIMQFWKWPAIGVGSYSYYWEGDFSCNGSTPGQELSADFSDSYGWANIPDSCGTGCSPTQEAALAELNYEVGVAFNMNYGHCGSGASVSRGLIAYPTYFKYSADISQEFRAGYDLAGWFGLIQEEIDAGRPAQYVISRHSIVCDGYRDQYGQYEYHMNYGWGGSFNTWFVLDSLYCSWEPESLCPAEIEWMLTHIVPQIDPVLELVGYTLNDASGDGDGHADPDEVPRLTVTVRNRGWDAYYVAGKLSTDDPYITFGVDSLGIADAIVWGDSATAPTEYYVGILPGCPDPHVAVLEMELTAIGGYVGTDTLYLFIGDTPGFEDDLESGPGYWEHWPVIPTYVDEWHLDSYRSHSATTSFKAGAMGAVEYTNNADGGLITPPFLLPQNPVLDFWHWIDAEIGDETTAWDGSIVMISSGDGQWTQVDPVGGYPYTIIDNPASPFEPGTPCFSGTHDWSQVQFDLAAYSGVVQLMFRFGSDGAAVEEGWYIDDVQVTGSCCGGLTGNIDCDPEEIVDIGDLTELIRYLFIPPTPTLCCEEEANIDGDPAGLVDIGDLTGLIAYLFISPNPDPAPCP, from the coding sequence ATGCTGAGCGATTTCAAAGCAGTCTTCAGGGGCCTAATCGTCGTTGTATCGGCGGCGGTATTTTCAGTTTGTCTGATCCCGGCACCGGCGGTCAAAGCGGAATTGGCCACCGTCGCGGAAATGGAACAGGTCTGTCAGAACTGGCTTACACAGATGGTGCTCGAGAAAGGCGTCTGGGCCGGTGAGACCAATCCCGGCATCGTGGGCGTTAACGAGATAACTTCCGGCGATACCCTGCTGGCCAGGTACTACAGCATCTCTCCGAGAGGATTCGTGGTGGTACCGGTCCTCAAGGAAATGTTACCGGTCAAGGCCTACTCGGACGAGTCCGACCTGGACGAAAAACAGGAGGGCGGTTTTCTCCTGCTGCTCAGAGAAATGTTGTCGGACCGCCTGGCCATCTATGCCGACAGGTTCGGCAGTCTCGAGGCGCCGCAGCCCGCCACGGGCGACGCACTGTTCGGACGCGAGCAGAGGTCCCGGTGGGACGTTCTTACGTTGCCCGCCGAGGAGTACAGGGCTCAAATAACGACTGCCCGGATGCAGCCCGCCGCCGAGGCTGGTCCGCTGCTGACTTCCAAGTGGCATCAGAGCGATCCCTACTGGGACTACTGCCCGATGGGGGACGGGGGGCGCTGCGTGGTGGGGTGCGTGGCCACCGCCGCGGCACAGATCATGCAATTCTGGAAATGGCCAGCCATCGGGGTCGGCAGCTACTCTTACTATTGGGAGGGTGACTTCTCCTGCAATGGTTCGACCCCGGGGCAGGAGTTGTCCGCGGATTTCTCGGACTCGTATGGCTGGGCGAACATTCCGGATAGCTGCGGCACCGGCTGCTCTCCGACCCAGGAGGCGGCGCTGGCTGAACTGAACTACGAGGTAGGCGTGGCCTTCAACATGAATTACGGGCACTGCGGCTCCGGCGCCTCGGTTTCCAGGGGACTGATAGCGTATCCGACCTACTTCAAGTACAGTGCCGACATCAGCCAGGAGTTCCGCGCCGGTTACGATCTGGCCGGATGGTTTGGCCTCATCCAGGAAGAGATCGACGCCGGTCGACCGGCGCAATACGTCATCAGCAGGCACTCCATTGTCTGCGACGGCTATCGGGACCAGTACGGGCAGTATGAGTACCACATGAACTACGGTTGGGGCGGAAGTTTCAATACCTGGTTTGTGCTCGACAGTCTGTATTGCAGTTGGGAACCCGAATCGCTGTGTCCGGCCGAAATAGAGTGGATGCTGACTCACATTGTGCCCCAGATCGATCCGGTGCTCGAACTTGTCGGTTACACGCTCAATGACGCCTCCGGCGACGGGGACGGCCACGCCGACCCGGACGAGGTCCCTCGGCTCACGGTCACGGTACGCAATCGCGGGTGGGATGCATACTACGTGGCCGGCAAACTTAGCACCGACGACCCGTACATCACGTTCGGCGTAGATTCTCTGGGCATTGCCGATGCCATTGTCTGGGGTGACAGCGCTACCGCGCCGACGGAGTACTATGTCGGTATTCTCCCGGGGTGCCCGGACCCGCACGTAGCGGTTCTGGAGATGGAGTTGACGGCTATCGGAGGTTACGTCGGTACCGACACCCTTTACCTCTTTATCGGGGACACCCCCGGGTTTGAAGACGATCTTGAAAGCGGACCCGGTTACTGGGAGCACTGGCCGGTCATCCCCACGTACGTTGACGAATGGCATCTGGACAGCTACCGGTCCCACAGCGCGACCACGTCCTTCAAGGCGGGTGCTATGGGAGCAGTCGAGTACACTAATAACGCCGATGGAGGGTTGATAACACCACCGTTCCTGCTTCCCCAGAACCCGGTTCTGGACTTCTGGCACTGGATCGATGCCGAGATCGGCGATGAGACCACCGCCTGGGATGGCAGCATAGTGATGATCTCATCCGGCGACGGCCAGTGGACGCAGGTAGATCCCGTCGGCGGGTATCCATACACCATCATCGACAACCCGGCCAGCCCCTTTGAGCCGGGGACTCCGTGCTTCTCGGGCACGCACGACTGGAGCCAGGTCCAATTCGACCTGGCAGCCTACTCCGGCGTGGTGCAGTTGATGTTTCGCTTCGGCTCGGACGGCGCCGCCGTCGAGGAAGGCTGGTACATTGATGACGTGCAGGTGACCGGCTCCTGCTGCGGCGGCCTTACCGGCAATATTGACTGCGATCCGGAAGAGATTGTCGATATCGGCGATCTAACCGAATTGATTCGATACCTGTTCATTCCGCCGACGCCCACGCTTTGCTGTGAGGAAGAGGCGAACATCGATGGCGACCCGGCTGGCCTTGTGGACATTGGTGATCTGACGGGATTGATCGCTTACCTGTTCATTTCACCCAACCCGGATCCGGCTCCGTGCCCATAG